TCGCTGCAGAATGGCATGAAGCTATTTACCAACTACTGCATGGGCTGTCACTCTCTGCAGTATCAGCGCTATTCCCGGGCAGCCGAGGACCTGGGCATCCCTCAGGATCTAGTCGAGCAGAAGCTGATCTTTTCCGAGGACCTGGCATTCAATGACCAGATGCGCAATGCCATGCAGAAGGGCGACGCCACCTCCTGGTTCGGCGCCGCGCCGCCGGACCTGACCCTCGAGGCGCGTCTGCGCGGCACGGACTGGATCTATACCTATCTGCGCAGCTTCTACAAGGACCCGGAGCGCCCGCTGGGTGTGAATAATACGGTGTTCCCGCTGGTAGGTATGCCCAATGCGCTGGAGCCGCTGCAGGGCGTGCAGGAGATGGTCTGTGCCGAGACTGATCGGCCGGTGCCCGGGCATGAGCCTGACCCGCTGACGGGCAAGTATCAGTCCTGCGATGTGCTCAAGGTGACCCAGGCGGGTAAGCTGGAGCCGGAGGCGTTTGATCGGGCGGTTTATGATCTGACCAACTTCCTGGCCTACGTCGGTGAGCCCTCCAAGCTTCAGGCCCAGGCGCTGGGGCCCAAGGTGTTGATTTTTATCTTTATCTTCGGCGTCATCGCCTATCTGCTCAAGCGAGAGTACTGGCGCGACATCCACTGAGACGACTCAGTGGTGGCATGGGGGCGCATGGCCGTTGGGCATGCGCCCTTGTCTATTTTCCATGACCCGTATCGCGGGTCTCGGCGCCTGGAAGCGCGGTCAACGTGTTATCATCCAGGCTCGAACTGTTGCGAGGAATGTTAAATGGGTGTTGTGGCCAAGCGGTCGTCGATGACCTTCTACTCCGGTAGCGATGATCACTTCAGTCATCGCGTGAGAATCGTGCTGGCAGAAAAAGGGGTTGCCGTCGACATCCTGGAAGTCAAGGAAGACAGTCATCCCGAAGAGCTGGCGGATCTCAATCCGTACAATAGCGTGCCGACGCTATTGGATCGTGATCTGGTGCTCTATGAGTCCAAGGTGATGATGGAGTATCTGGATGAGCGGTTTCCGCATCCTCCGCTGCTGCCTGTCTATCCGGTAGCCCGGGCGCAGAGCCGCCTGTGGATGCATCGCATCGAGCGGGAGTGGTGCCCGCTGATCGAACAGATCCAGCAGGGCAGCAAGAAGGATGCCGAGAAGGCGCGAAAGGAACTGCGTGAGAGCCTGATCGGCATCTCGCCGATCTTTGAGGACATGCCGTTCTTCATGAGCGAGGAATTCTCGCTGGTGGATTGCTGTCTGGCGCCGCTTCTTTGGCGACTGCCGGTACTGGGGATCGAGCTTCCTGAGAAACAGGTCAAGCCGCTGATGAATTATATGGAGCGCACTTTCGAGCGTGAGTCCTTCAAGGCCTCGCTGTCGGAAGCCGAGCGCGAGATGCGTACCTGATATACCACGGACCGGGCCATAGGGCCCGGACCACAGACAATGGAGGCCCGAGATGCTATCGAGTCGCCCCTATCTCGCTAGGGCTCTGTATCAATGGCTTCTGGACAACGATCAGACGCCTCATGTCGTCGTCGATGCCAAACAGCCTGGCGTCGAGGTGCCGGAACAGTTCGTGCAGAACGGTCAGATCGTGCTGAATATCGCGCCGCAGGCCGTTGAAGAACTGTTCATGGAAAACGATGCGATCAGCTTCAGCGCTCGCTTTGGCGGCAAGCCAATGCGGGTGATGGTGCCGATCGATGCCTTGATCGCGCTCTATGCCCGTGAAAACGGCGTGGGCATGGTGTTCGGTCACGAGCCGGTCATGCCGGGACATGAGGCGGAAGAGACTGACGCCGAGACTGGTGAAGCGGCATCCGACGAGCGCCCGTCACTGTCGAGCGTCGAGGATACTGGAGACGAAACCAGCAGTGGCGACGAGGGCGCGCCCAAGACGCCGCCCAAGGGTCGGCCATCGCTGCGCGTCATCAAGTAGACTCAGCTGATACTTTTTCCCTGAGAGGGCGGAGACTTTCTCTAAAGTAGGTCTCTTAAGTAAGTCTCTAAAGTAGGTCTCTTGATTAAAAAAGCCCTTGAACACAAAACGGCAGGCCCGAGGGCCTGCCGTTTTGTGTTTGCGTCATGATGCTCTGCAGAGTGCGGGTCAGTCGAGGTATTCGAAGACCTTGACGATCCGTTGCACGCCTCCCGCAGAGGATACGGCGGAAACGATGCGCTCGCTTTCGGCGCGGGTCACCAAGCCCATCAGATAGACGCTTGCGTTTTCCACCACGATATTGACGCGGCTCGCGTCGATGTTCTCGTTGGTCGCCAGGTTAGTCTTGAGGCGGGTGGACAGCCAGCCGTCGGACAGGCGTTGGCTCATCGGCAGGTTGGCGGCAATCGCCAATTGGTTGTGTACCTGGCGCACGTTGCGCACCTGTTCGGCGACGCTGGTGGCCTTATTCTTGAGCTCATCGCTCGGCACCTGGCCGGTCAGCAGTACCACGCCATTGAAGACGTCGACGTTGATGCGGGCATCGGCCAGTCGGGCGTCGGTCTTGCCCAGGTTGACACTGACCTTGGTCTGGATGCTCTCGTCCTCGACCTTGCTGCCCAGGGTGCGTTCGCCATAGTTCTCGCCAATCGGGCCATCGTTGGCCACGTTGGCAATGGTGGTGCAGCCGCCAAGGCCTAGGGTCAGGGCAAGAACAAGAGTGGGGATAATCGCGTTACGCATGGGGATCACTCGCTTGGGCCGAAGAGTTGTTCGTCGATCAAATCACACAGACAGTGGATGACCAAGAGGTGTACTTCCTGAATGCGCGCAGTAGAGGTGGCGGGCACGCGGATTTCACAGTCCTCCTGACCCAGTAGCGATGCCATGTCGCCGCCGTCGCGGCCAGTCAGGGCGACCACGGTCATGTCCCGGTCATGGGCGGCCTGGATGGCCTGGACCACGTTGGCCGAGTTGCCACTGGTGGAGATGGCCAGCAGCACGTCGCCGGGCTGGCCGAGGGCGCGAATCTGCTTTGAATAGACCTCGTTGTAGCTGTAGTCGTTGGCAATGGAGGTCAGGGTCGAGGTGTCGGTCGTCAGTGCCAGAGCCGGCAGACTCGGGCGTTCACGTTCGAAGCGGTTGAGCAGTTCGGAGGAGAAGTGCTGGCTATCACCGGCGCTGCCGCCGTTGCCGCAGGCCAGAATCTTGCCTTCGCTCACCAGGCACTGAACCATCATCTGGCTGGCGACCTCGATGAAGGGCGGTAACACTTCACTGGCGTAGGTCTTGGTGTCGATGCTGGCGTTGAAGTGTCCGAGAATTCGTGATTGGAAATCCATCTTGGCTTCCTGGTCCTGTAGCGATCAGAACGCTTCGAAGGCGCCCTTGACCCAGAGAAACTCCAGGTCGGGGGCGCTGCCGGTGACGGCGACCACATCGAAGCGGCAGGGACATGATAGCCCGTTGCGGGCGAGATAAAAACGCGCCGCCTTGATTAGGCGACGCTGCTTGCTGGTCGTCACCGTCTCCAGTGGGTGACCGTGACGGCTGTCGCGACGATGACGAACCTCGACGAACACCAGGGTCTCGCCCTCGCGCATCACCAGGTCCAACTCGCCGCCCTTGGCGTGCTGGTTTCGTGCGACCGGGGTGAGGCCGCGGGCGGCGAGCCAATCGTTGGCCAGGGCCTCGATGGCAGCGCCGCGCGCCCTTGCGTCAGCGGAGCTCGCCATTGCTCAGGTCACCATTGCCTAACCCACTGTTGTCAAGCTCGCCATCGCTGGCGCCGGTATTGCCTCTGCCGTCTGTCTGACCGGCCGGCCGGCGATTGCCCGAATCGGTATCGGTATCGGTGTCGATCATTCGTTCGCCTTCGGCTTCCAGGGGCGGCTGTGGCAAGCCGTCGATGAACTCCGCCCAAGGCAGCTGACGCTGGATGCGGCCATCATTGGCGGCGCGCAAGGTACCGGTAGCGCCGAACAGCTCGCTGCCGCTAATGGCCTGGAACTGGGGGAGACGCACGCCGAGTTCATAGGCGTCGACGCCCATGGCCATCAGCTTGAGCAGCGCGGGGTCGTCGGCTTCTGCGGACAGGGTGCGATAGCTTGCATAGAAAGGTAGTGCCTCGACGCCGCCAACGGCCGCATCGGGAATCAGCCAGGGGATCTCGACGAAACGCACGCCGTTCAGGTCGCTATCGGATCGCGGCTGAGGCCGCCCCTCGTAGGCCTGAGATGTCGCGTAGACCGGCAGGTCCGGCTGCTTCTGGTAGTCGAGCGTGGGTGGGATCTGGCGAGCGTAGCTTGGCAGTCCGAGCAGAAACATCATGTCTACCGGTCCACTCAGGCTGAGCAGACGCTTGACGCTGTTATTGACCAGGGCTTCTGGGTCGTAGTGCATCAAGTGTCCGATGTCGCCGCCCTGGTCTTCCCAGGTCTCACGGAAGGCTGTGCCGACTCGACGCCCCCAGTCATTGTTGGGCACCATGGCCGCCGCGCGACGGTGGCCGTCGCGAGCAGCGCGGATGGCCACCTGGCGTGCCTCATCCTCGACGGAAAGGCCGTATTGGAAGA
Above is a window of Halomonas sp. I5-271120 DNA encoding:
- a CDS encoding cytochrome c1, with the translated sequence MKKHMFALLVALLVALMPMTGFAAGGQAVHFDEMTPDLSDRASLQNGMKLFTNYCMGCHSLQYQRYSRAAEDLGIPQDLVEQKLIFSEDLAFNDQMRNAMQKGDATSWFGAAPPDLTLEARLRGTDWIYTYLRSFYKDPERPLGVNNTVFPLVGMPNALEPLQGVQEMVCAETDRPVPGHEPDPLTGKYQSCDVLKVTQAGKLEPEAFDRAVYDLTNFLAYVGEPSKLQAQALGPKVLIFIFIFGVIAYLLKREYWRDIH
- the sspA gene encoding stringent starvation protein SspA, with the translated sequence MGVVAKRSSMTFYSGSDDHFSHRVRIVLAEKGVAVDILEVKEDSHPEELADLNPYNSVPTLLDRDLVLYESKVMMEYLDERFPHPPLLPVYPVARAQSRLWMHRIEREWCPLIEQIQQGSKKDAEKARKELRESLIGISPIFEDMPFFMSEEFSLVDCCLAPLLWRLPVLGIELPEKQVKPLMNYMERTFERESFKASLSEAEREMRT
- a CDS encoding ClpXP protease specificity-enhancing factor translates to MLSSRPYLARALYQWLLDNDQTPHVVVDAKQPGVEVPEQFVQNGQIVLNIAPQAVEELFMENDAISFSARFGGKPMRVMVPIDALIALYARENGVGMVFGHEPVMPGHEAEETDAETGEAASDERPSLSSVEDTGDETSSGDEGAPKTPPKGRPSLRVIK
- a CDS encoding BON domain-containing protein — translated: MRNAIIPTLVLALTLGLGGCTTIANVANDGPIGENYGERTLGSKVEDESIQTKVSVNLGKTDARLADARINVDVFNGVVLLTGQVPSDELKNKATSVAEQVRNVRQVHNQLAIAANLPMSQRLSDGWLSTRLKTNLATNENIDASRVNIVVENASVYLMGLVTRAESERIVSAVSSAGGVQRIVKVFEYLD
- a CDS encoding phosphoheptose isomerase; this encodes MDFQSRILGHFNASIDTKTYASEVLPPFIEVASQMMVQCLVSEGKILACGNGGSAGDSQHFSSELLNRFERERPSLPALALTTDTSTLTSIANDYSYNEVYSKQIRALGQPGDVLLAISTSGNSANVVQAIQAAHDRDMTVVALTGRDGGDMASLLGQEDCEIRVPATSTARIQEVHLLVIHCLCDLIDEQLFGPSE
- a CDS encoding YraN family protein, with the translated sequence MASSADARARGAAIEALANDWLAARGLTPVARNQHAKGGELDLVMREGETLVFVEVRHRRDSRHGHPLETVTTSKQRRLIKAARFYLARNGLSCPCRFDVVAVTGSAPDLEFLWVKGAFEAF